In the genome of Candoia aspera isolate rCanAsp1 chromosome 1, rCanAsp1.hap2, whole genome shotgun sequence, one region contains:
- the HSPA9 gene encoding stress-70 protein, mitochondrial, giving the protein MLSAARVLVLRRGGGVPRPAQVIWNGLSQDILRTVASRNYVSEAIKGAVIGIDLGTTNSCVAVMEGKQAKVLENSEGARTTPSVVAFSGDGERLVGMPAKRQAVTNPHNTFYATKRLIGRRYDDPEVQKDIKNVPFKIVRASNGDAWVESHGKLYSPSQIGAFVLMKMKETAENYLGHPAKNAVITVPAYFNDSQRQATKDAGQIAGLNVLRVINEPTAAALAYGLDKVEDKVIAVYDLGGGTFDISILEIQKGVFEVKSTNGDTFLGGEDFDQALLQHIVKEFKRETGVDLTKDNMALQRVREASEKAKCELSSSVQTDINLPYLTMDASGPKHLNMKLSRSQFEGIVADLIKRTIAPCQKAMQDAEVSKSDIGEVILVGGMTRMPKVQQTVQDMFGRSPSKAVNPDEAVAIGAAIQGGVLAGDVTDVLLLDVTPLSLGIETLGGVFTKLINRNTTIPTKKSQVFSTAADGQTQVEIKVHQGEREMASDNKLLGQFTLVGIPPAPRGVPQIEVTFDIDANGIVHVSAKDKGTGREQQIVIQSSGGLSKDDIENMVKNAEKYAEEDRRKKERVEAVNMAEGIIHDTESKMEEFKDQLPAEECNKLREEIAKVRELLARKDSETGENIRQAAVTLQQASLKLFEMAYKKMASERESSGGSGDQKEEKQ; this is encoded by the exons CTCAGAAGCAATCAAAGGAGCAGTTATTGGTATTGATCTTGGCACAACCAACTCCTGTGTGGCAGTCATGGAAGGAAAGCAGGCAAAA GTGCTTGAAAACTCAGAAGGTGCCAGAACCACCCCTTCTGTTGTGGCATTTTCTGGTGATGGAGAGCGATTGGTTGGCATGCCAGCTAAAAGACAGGCAGTAACGAATCCTCACAATACATTCTATGCAACCAAGCGTCTGATTGGGCGACGATACGATGATCCAGAAGTGCAGAAAGATAT CAAGAACGTCCCTTTTAAAATTGTCCGTGCCTCCAATGGTGATGCCTGGGTAGAATCTCATGGAAAGCTCTATTCCCCAAGCCAGATTGgtgcttttgttttaatgaagATGAAAGAGACCGCAG AAAACTACCTGGGGCATCCTGCCAAAAATGCTGTCATCACAGTTCCTGCTTATTTCAATGATTCTCAGAGACAG GCCACTAAAGATGCTGGACAGATTGCTGGGCTGAATGTTTTGAGAGTTATTAATGAGCCAACAGCTGCAGCCCTAGCTTACGGATTAGATAAGGTTGAAGACAAAGT taTTGCAGTATATGATTTGGGTGGTGGCACGTTTGATATTTCTATCTTGGAAATTCAAAAGGGAGTGTTTGAGGTCAAATCCACCAATGGCGACACGTTCTTGGGTGGTGAAGATTTTGATCAGGCCTTGTTGCAGCATATAGTAAAGGAATTCAAAAGAGAG aCAGGGGTTGATCTAACCAAAGACAATATGGCTCTGCAGAGAGTAAGGGAAGCTTCTGAAAAAGCAAAATGTGAACTTTCTTCTTCAGTCCAG ACAGACATTAACTTGCCATATCTTACAATGGATGCTTCAGGACCAAAACATTTGAATATGAAACTGTCTCGCTCTCAGTTTGAGGGGATTGTGGCAGATCTGATTAAAAGGACAATAGCACCTTGCCAGAAAGCCATGCAAGATGCTGAAGTTAGCAAGAGTGACATTGGAGAAGTTATCTTGGTTGGCGGCATGACTAGAATGCCAAAG GTGCAGCAAACTGTACAGGACATGTTTGGGCGGTCTCCGAGTAAGGCAGTAAATCCTGATGAAGCTGTTGCCATTGGTGCTGCCATCCAAGGAGGAGTGTTGGCTGGAGATGTCACTGATGTGCTGTTGTTGGATGTCACTCCTCTTTCCCTGGGAATTGAAACTCTAGGTGGAGTTTTCACTAAGCTTATTAACAGGAATACAACTATCCCAACCAAGAAGAGCCAG GTATTTTCTACAGCTGCTGATGGGCAGACTCAAGTAGAAATCAAAGTTCATCAGGGTGAACGGGAAATGGCTAGTGACAATAAACTACTTGGCCAGTTTACTTTG GTTGGGATTCCACCCGCCCCAAGGGGAGTGCCCCAGATTGAGGTAACTTTTGACATTGATGCAAATGGAATTGTTCACGTGTCCGCAAAAGACAAAGGCACAGGACGAGAACAACAGA TTGTGATCCAATCTTCTGGTGGTCTTAGTAAAGATGATATTGAAAACATGGtaaaaaatgcagagaaatatGCAGAAGAAGACAGGCGGAAAAAG GAACGTGTTGAAGCTGTAAACATGGCAGAAGGAATAATCCATGACACAGAATCCAAGATGGAAGAGTTTAAAGATCAGTTGCCTGCTGAAGAG TGCAACAAATTGAGGGAAGAAATTGCAAAAGTGCGGGAGTTACTGGCTCGTAAAGATAGTGAAACAGGCGAAAACATCAGACAGGCAGCAGTAACCCTGCAGCAAGCATCCCTGAAACTTTTTGAAATGGCCTACAAAAAG ATGGCATCAGAGCGAGAGAGTTCTGGGGGCTCTGGGGATCAGAAGGAGGAAAAGCAGTAA